In Salvelinus fontinalis isolate EN_2023a chromosome 37, ASM2944872v1, whole genome shotgun sequence, the genomic stretch TGTTTAATAGGGTTATGGCTAGATGGACTCGTTTTTGTAAAATTAACGTCAGATTTTACTTTTCGTAGCAGTTTAGGATAATTTACGCAGCagttaggataattaggttaaggttatgaAAGGGTTAGCTTAAATTAAGAAAACATATTACACTTTTGACGTtcatttgacaaaagctggaccGTTTAATAGTGCCTACAAAAAGCCGCCATTATCCCTCTCTATTCTAATCAGGCACCACTGAGCCAACCTGCTGTGTCGTTAATGCTGGGTCCTTCCTCTCTGCATGTTTGGCCAACAAGGGGATATCCGTGATCCGACCTTATTCGTgactgttgtttttgttttgcaaCCAAGTAAAATGTACTACAAGTTAAATGGAGTTACACAAAGACTTGCCGGATCGGCACCGAGTGCGTACAGCCCTCAGGTAGGTACAGAAAGCATGTCCAGCAGGCAGTCAAATATGTAAAAATGCACTAATGACCTTcacattgttagctagctaacgttagctaataagGTTGTTTTCAATTGGGCACAACAAACACATgtattgatttacacaacatggctAAGAAATCTCGCCACattatatatttgttttataacAGTTAATTTGCTAGTTAATGTTGTGGTTGGCTAAGGTGGCTCGACCGACAAAGCTAGCAAACACATTAGCCCTAGCTAGTAAGTTGGTGCCGGTTAGCTAGCAGCGTTTTGTTGCAGAGACATTCCGGATTAGTCTGTGAATTTCCAGACTAGACCATTTTTGGCGTATTGCTACCATTCTCATTTCGGAATGTGCATTCCACATTGTGAAAAAAAAGAGGAGAAATAGGAAAAATGTGTTACACCAccattgtaattattcgctcctatggcctatgtattgcctaccccctcatgccttttgcacacattgtatatagattctatttttttccttttttccccctactatgttattgacttgtttattgtttactccatgtgtaactctgtgttgttgtctgttcacactgctatgctttatcttggccaggtcgcagttgcaaatgagaacttgttctcaactagcctacctggttaaataaaggtgatatataaaaaaatctatgTGTCGGatcggcaggtaacctagtggttagagcgttgggccggtaaccgaaaggttgcttgatcaaatccccgagctgtaaaaatatgtcgttctgcccctgacagttgacccactgttccccggtaggccgtcattgtaaataagaatctgttattagctgacttgcctagtgaaataaaggttcaattaaaaaagagccaatttatgcttgagcCGAAAATGTGGTCGGATGCGCCGTGTTTGTAATTtatttaattttacctttatttaactcggcaagtcagttaagagcaaattcttattttcaatgacggcctaggaacagcaaTTGCGGAGTCTCTCGAGGCAAAATTGAGCTCCCACTGCATCCCATTCACCTTGCAAATTTTGTAACAATGTGGAgggctccgcattgacatgattggttggcgggaggttctgtccacagtgatgtactgggccgtatgcactaccctctgtaatgccttgcgCTCACTTCCTTGACAATTTCCTTCACAAGCCCTGCTGCTTGTTGAAGCCaataagtatgaatgccctgattTCTGCAGAGGCCATATCACCCTGAATGCTGCATGGGCAATGCAGATGGCGGAATGACCATGCAACACCTTTAACGCCTAGATAACACTGATGGTTTTATTGCGTAAAATGGTAtacagcatcatctggatatgtgtgcaacaaaagttaaacattcaccttctgctaccatttctgtcaatcTGACGACGTATACAGTTTGAAACATACTTTCAATAAAttcaacgtatgcaccacacaaaacgcactgcaactgcctttGCAACCCAATGCTACAAGGCAAATGCAGCATTCCATTttaaaatgaatgtacttctgatGTACCAAAATGCAAAGACGCTGTCGGTGTGATGTAGGCGTAACAAgaaacccaaaccggctgcgcgcgtgcgctatcgtgcatacatttattttgtccccctacaccaaacacgatcacgacacgcaggtcaAATATCAAAACAAGCTCTGAACCAATGAAATTAATTTGGGTACAGATCGAAAAGCATttaacatgtatggcaatttagctagttaacttgctagctaatgttaatttgtcctatttagctagcttgctgttgctagctaatttgtcctgggatataaacattgagttgttattttacttgaaatgcacaaggacctctactccgacaattaatccacacaaaacggccaaccgaatcgtttctagtcatctctcctccttccaggctttttcatctttgaacttatatggtgattgcatctaaactttcattgtattaccacgacaaccgtcAGCaaagtttgtctttcaatcatccacgtgggtataaccaatgaggagatggcacgtggatacctgcttctataaaccaatgaggagatgggagaggcaggactttcagcgcgatctgcgtcagaaataggaatgacttctattttaggccctggcaacgcagacgctcgttggtgcaataattgaataacatggatttctaaattcattttgcgacgtgtccggtctggtcagcatgtaaccctgcaccgactgcaaggcactacagagggtagtgcgtacggcccagtacatcactagggcaaagcttcctgccatccaggacctctataccaggcggtagggggtaccagtacataaTAAATGTGcagggttagttgaggtaatatgtacttgcttagttttttttaactaggcaagtcggttaagaacaaattcatatttacaatgacggcctacaccggccaaacccggacgagcCCGTCCCtcctaattaaggtgccaccaaactCCTGTGACATATAGGTAGTGGTAAAGGGACTATgcacagcaagtagcagcagaaGTGTAAAAGAAGTGGttaatgcagatagtccaggtatCAATTTGATgaactgtttagcagtcttatggcttggatgttgaagctgttaaggagccttttgtgctactttttaaaaaactttagtttatttaattttgtatttatttttctagCAAATAGTCtgtcttaaccaacaatgcagagttgtatttttaagagcttgtaagtaagcattatatggtaagatctacacctgtttgtatttggcgcatgtgacaaatagaattaGATTTGATTTACACTATCCCCCAAAAACCTACCACCCTATCCCACTACTTGGCCCTAAACGGTCCTACACCAGGCTGTCGGCCTGGGAGGATGGAACCCCTTCTCACAACTTTCTTTAGATCTTCTCCAGTAAAATCTCTCTCAACCAAATATTTTGCTGCTGCTGCAACTACCACAGCTATCTTCTGGCTATAAATGCAAGAAATCCAACCTTACTAAAACTCatcctctggctctctctctctctcttcaggcctACTCACTGGGGAGCTCCCAGTTGACTCACTCATCCTTGggctctcctctaccctcttcaTTGCCTCAGTATAGGAAACgttttacatctctctctctttcaggcgGATACACAAAAAATCGAAACAATTCCTGTTCTCAAAACTTTCACAGATGTAACCATTCCCAGTTTGTCCTTTACCCAGCCCGATACAATGAAGGGGTCGGCCCAAAAGCAGGAATCCACTCTTTACAAAAATCCAAAATCATCTGGTAGGATTATCAGGGAAAACGTTGAAAGTCTCCACTACACCTGTCGCCGCAGGTAGGTCCCCTTCATCCTGGACTGGCTCAACCTCAGAATCCTCACCGCTGCCATCTGACACCATTTGTAGATCATCAAGTTTCTCAAGCACATGGAGACCTATAAGTCAATCAGGAGACGTATTTATGTACACCTCGAACGAAGGTGTATACTCAGACAAATCTCTGATCTTAACAGCGCCATTCTTACGCTTTCGCGTCATCGCACCTCTGTCCGAAAGTTGTGGTTATTACCAACTTCTCATgaggtcagtgatcttcaggtcgggaagtttgtaagggctgtcgttctcctcatcctcggacgaggagaggagagaaggatcagtagaccaaaatgcagcattaggaaaataagccatctctttattcgtaacgacggcacacgaaaacaaacactttcaaaattacaaaaacaagaaaacgacgtagacgaaaaaacatgaacttacataactaacgtaaaactcacggacaggaacagactacatcaaaacgaaacgaacaaccgaacagtcccgtatggtgcaaaacataacacagatacggaagacaatcacccacaaacaaacagtgagaacaccctacctaaatatgactcttaattagaggaaaacgcaaaccacctgcctctaattaagagccataccaggcaacccaaaaccaacatagaaacagaaaacatagactgcccacccaaaacacacgccctgaccataaacacatacaaaaacaacagaaaacaggtcaggaccgttacaaagtTGGAACTCTAGAAAGATGGcagagtttccgacttggaatttCCAAGCTGGATGACCGTTCTAGGGCTTTCCCCGACTAAAACAAATCTTGGCTGACCGAAAGtcgttctttcgaccaatcgattgtccaaaaatgttaaacatgtatttttccatatagacacaccctatgtgtttgaATGAAGTCGActatatgcattgagcttgtctgaggCTTTTAGCTTACGATTTGATGAAGTAAGACGACTGCTTCGAGGGCGCCAGAGATCTAGataaccagaagaaaaaacaCTTAACCTGACCCAACTATTCTCCTCCTGCTGGCTGtcgcagattctgccattactctcctgaagttgccagtAATAGGCAACACGAGGAGTCGGCAACCTTTGTCATGTTGAATGCAAatgtatcttaccatttctaccgatctgtgtggcagttattgttttcatatgcacattttcgtgaaACCGATTAATTTATAATAACTTTTTCATATCTCAAAAttattgtcatgtggttaatcaattCTATCTAAATGATGCAAACCTAAAAAGTAACTTATATTGCAATTACCAACTATTTAAAAGTAGCCAACAAATAGATTGCAGCCTgtaggtagaaaatatcctgactcaaaaataaatattctataaatcacattggctacacatggcctgtctacaacgaacttgaaacattgtattaaCTTGGCTCCAGCCCgaatgcaacattgtataaaatattctgggccctcagtttcccagGCCAGTGGGcttgggacagacacagctgtaggctatttgcgcaagggataagaagcCGTGCTTGACTTaggcaggagctcaccggagctgagtacctgcacctcaaatgttctactgcttgagttcctgttcctcttatagaatatcagCTCAGAAGTATTGTGGTGCTCCTGCACTTAAATATGAACTGTActagcacccaaaatgagtaatGGAACCTATTTCAGTCCTAGTCAACCACTGATAAGAAGTAATCCGGTAGGCTTATTTTATGATGTTTCCACTGGATCCAAGcatgacatttttccctttcacaCCGAGTAGTTATCGAAAACGGGAGCGCTGTAAATATTAGtcaaatacattgaggaactattgtaattctcaatggatgtaaagatAGACTTTGTTTGCTTGCTGTTTTAGGTGAAAAcatgactttgagaagctccacgggtcattagtggtggtgcattaagccaatcagaaatactatcagatcccaaaatgggcacattttatatgcctacatttgcgcgcaggccaggtagcctataggcctacttctatgcatgCCCTTACTCAACATTGATAGTAGTGCTCAAAACAAAATACAATTGACtcttaaatggaatgaaataaaccaaaacttgtttctcacaagtgtagcataggttgtgcacTGCAAACAATGTGTCAACTCAGATAATGGGAAGACTGCAATACCATTGAATGCATTAAAATAAATTACCGTAACAAGCGTTGTAGATTAggaattaacggtaaatgtactactggtggtATATGTAAGGGGGGTATTGATAGACTCTAACAATAAAACACAAGAAATTCACTCAATttaagttatgaaacaatgaatgtgcacaatTTGGTGGGGGAGAGTGCATTCTGGAGAGAAAGTGCATTGTGCATCTGGTCGCATGGTCAATCCGACGTCTCCATTGGCCATGCAGCATTTAGGGTGATAtggcctcagcagaagtcaggCCGTTCATACTTGTGCTTCGCGGAGCAATGtagagctgttgtcaaggaagtaAGTTTGTATTTATACAGGATGTACCCACCTCCcccatcaaccaatcatgtcaatgcggcgCCATacagagccctccgcattgttacaaaatttggAAGGCGCACGGCGATGTGGTACAGAGCTCGATTTGGCCTCGAAGCTCATGCTCCAATACCTTATGCCCAACTCAGGGAGTTAACAGCTCGTGGCTGAGGTGTGGGGGGCGGTCCTTGAAGATACTGCTAGTACCGTGGCGAGTAATATGTAAACTACCAAAGATGCATAGATGGCTCATTCGTTACTTCTGTACCCTAATAAGGTATCTAGCTAATTTTTATAGCTAGCAAACGCTACCTATGAAACAGTCCTAGCTATGTTGAGTGAGCCACAACCACACCACTTTTGACCCTGTTGACCTTATCGGTGAGGGAGGAGTGCCCTTCTCAAATCCAGCAGTAATCTGCACCGGTTGGTCATGCTGTAAACAAGGCAGCATGATGTATTGTTCAGAAACATTCATCTCTTTTCCATAACTACTTTGGAAGATAGAATTATTTGGAAGGCATATAAAGGGTTAGCCAAGCAATCACCTTTGCACGTGTAAACAGCAGACCTCCTAATCCTTACTACATGCGTAAAGGGACACTTTGTggttttggcaatgaagccctttatctacttgcccagtcagatgaactcatggataccatttttatgtctctgcgtgcagtttgaaggaagttaactagcattagcacaattggtaactagcgttagcacaatgactgaaGGTTTATGGTAACAGCTAGCATGCTTTAGTTAGAGGTCGTTttgcaagccaatgctaacttccttcatactggacacggaGAAATACAattggtatccatgagttcatctgactctgactctggggaagtaatcCCAACAATCCCAAAGTATTTTTTAACATAAGTCAGTTTTGAGATGAATTCGCAGGAGGGGGTCTTCCTAGGgcatacatctacattatgtatttattttttcagtGGCAGCCACGATTTAGCAACAACAGTGCACCTCTGCTAAATGCATATAGGGAAAACACTGATAGGACCAACTATGTGTTTGTGGATGTTTGGGTCATGTGGTTTCCACAGTCTAAAGTTTTGTTGTCTCTCTAGGGGTTGAGGGTTACAGTGCCCACGGAGGCCCCTCCAATGATCTTTGCCACCCCAACCAAATATGTGTCGGAGGCAGGGAACACGGTGGAGTACCTGGGAAACAACAAAGTCCCTGACCTACAGAAACTCTTCCAGGTACAGACACTGCACTAACCTTTTgttcgacccacacgctgcttgGCTTCCTAGGGTCATTGGTGTTCTGTGATAATCACAGAACCTCAATAACCCAGGAAGCTTGTGTAGGAGTTTTTCCTTCTTGACCTTGGTTTGTTAGAAGATAAAGCCATCTACTCCTGTGGTCATTTACTTTGACCATGAACTTTCACTGCCAAAATTCCTACTAGTTCCGACTAGTTTTCTAGGAAGTTATACACGCCTCTGTCCCTGCAGTGAAGTTGTGGGCAATGATAAAGTTTGGACTTCAATAAAATATGACATGTCTCAGGATTCCCCCTGTGACTCACAGTGGGGAGTGGGAGACTATCACATTTCTCATTCTCTTTATTCTGTCTACATTGCAGAAGTCTGACGGTATCCCTGTGCACCTGAAGAGAGGCCTGATGGACAAGATGCTGTACAGGACCACCATGGGCCTGACCATTGGAGGGACCCTCTACTGCCTGATGGCTCTTTACATAGCTGCCCAGCCAAGGAAGTGATATCTGCTTATCCAGCCTCTTCCCCTTCAAGGGTCCAACAGGATTCTATATGATTTAGGAGCAATAATGTGGATGATTGTGCTCAGACAGTCAAGGAAATGAATCCCTTTACTCTCAATTATGTCCCCTTGTCTTATTGATTGCCTAGTTTCATGTTAAGGTTTTCATCAGACTCAAATAATCTATACTTTGTCAAATTTAAGTCCATGTAATATCACTACTTTCCCTAACTTACTTGCTCTGTGTTCTTGTGCAAGTTGTGCATTTCCACATGTATATCTCTACTGATGTCTCGGTAACAACCAGCACCATATCAGTGGTACATGACTATGATGGCTAGAGTATCAacaatctacattttaaaaaaagTCTGTCCGTGTTTTCTGCCAGAGCACTCCCCTATGTGTGGAAAGAATTTGAGGTCTCATTACATGGATGACTTTGGGTGCTCTTTTGTTCTGGATGAGAGGGTGGATGGGGCTACCACCTTTTTTCAAAGCTAATAATGAGGTGGTACTTCAGGTTGTGTGATATTATTCATTGGTTTCTTTCTGTAATAAACTCTGCTTTTGAGGAGTCACATTTGCATGCCCCCCAAGTCCCTATTTAATGGTGCAGAGGTTGAGTTGTCATTTAGTCTGCATACTAACTGATGGTGTTCTGTAAAAAAGGGAGTGCACAGAGTATCTGACAAGTCATTGTCATTTTGTCTTGGGATAATAAAGTATATTTTGTttgtaaaacttttttttttagctTTCTTTCATTTTGTTACCTATCTGCTTCTAAGAATAGCTGACCATTATAGTGGGAACCATGAACGAATGCTAGTTGGACGTTCTAATTCAACTTGTAGATTTCTTTTAACATGTCATTGATTTTCCAACGTCGTCCTGGCAGACCAACTCAAGTCCGGCCAATTAAAAATGTGTATGACCTTGAGTATCGGGCTTCATCGAGGGGAAGCAGATATCTTGTCCGGCCAACAAAATGATGGCTGCATTTAATCTAGCCACTTCAGCTATTAGTTTGTATTTGTTGAAAAATAGGCTGTGGGTGGAAGTCTGTTTTAGAATGGCTCTGAAGTAAATAATTGACCTACTGACAGTTAAAACGGATGTCTGAAATAGGCTGTTACCATTTTAGGAGTAGCTATGTGCCTTTATTATACAACCAATCCCAAACCTATTGGGATCAATCTGATCATTTCAGTCACTGAAAGCGTCAACACACAGACATGCTTTTTCTGTATTGTCATTCAGCTACACTACAGTAAATTGGAGTGTTTGACTCTTGAAATCATAACTACCACGTAAAGCTGTAGCTACATGTGCTTAAACTGGAAACGCTGGAAAAGTTAAGTGGGTGGAATGGTGTTTCATCTTGTTTCCCCGCCATTTCTCACTCAAACTCAGTAACCTATCAGTGACTGAGTGAACACAGACATTAAAAGCCCAATGCAGGTCTTTTCTATCAATATCAAATTTCTGATTAACAATCAAGTACCTTAATAGTTTAacattaaaattggcaaaaaaactCGGGAGGGGAAAACAAACCAcgctgaacaaaatataaacacaacatgtaaagtgttggtcccatgtttcatgagctgaaattaaaaatccagaaattgtccatatgcacaaaaagcttatttctctcaaatgttgtgcacaaatttgtttacatccctgttactgagcatgtgtgtaacctttatttaactaggcaagtcagttaagaacaaattcttatttacaatgacagcctaccctggtcaaacccggacgatgctgggccaattgtgcgccgccctatgggactcccaaacacagccagatgtgatgcagcctggatttgaacccagTACTGCAgtaacgcctcttgcactgagatgcagtgcagtgccttagcatttctcctttgccaagataatccatccacctgacaagtgtggcatatcaagaatatcaagaagctgattaaacagcatgatcattacacaggtgcaccttgtgctgtggaccacacgaaaaatactttaaaatgtgcagttttgtcacacaacacaatgccacagatgtatcaagttttgagggagcatgcaatttgtATGctcactgcaggaatgtccaccagagctgttgcaagaatatttcatgttcatttctctaacataagatgcctccaacgttgttttagagaatttggctgtacgttcaaccggcctcacaaccgcagaccatgtgtaaccacaccagcccaggacctccatatctggcttcttcacctgcggtatTGTCTGAGGGGGAGtgctggtgatgtcaccaggcaagccGAAACTCCCGCCGATGCAAACaggctgattagaaggtcctgtgtagattgcattttcaaccagcaactatcggGAAATAATGTTAGTTTCATCAgttgttgtacaatatgatacgaAACACAGGGAATTGtgactgtactgggcctttaACTGTACTGCTGTGTGATTCTGGTGGGGGGAAGTGGGTGCTATACATCTGTGGTTTTGAGGGGAAGGGGAATGAAAAGGTACCCCCTGTCAGCAGAGTGACTGATAGAAGCCTGGTGAGTAATCTAACAACTAAACCCGTTCTGATCGTCcaatctgtctgtttatctcagcaggagagcggggagagggagagagaacatccCCAGTGGAAAACTAAAAAACGCTAGGCTACAGTCCTCGTACGCCTCGCAAACAACAACAGCCTTATTCCAATTCTTTATGCCCAAGCACATCTTATCAGTGTTGTGCCATCGACCGGTAAACATTTAAATACATAATGATAAATGCTTATTAGCAGTAATTATTTATACGCAGTCATACAACGGATGCTATGcgcacacacaatacaccattagTTTTGTGATTCACATGGCAACAGTTGGCCAGTTGGCCTACACCTTGAGCTAGAGAGGTCTTTTCTCTCTCCGTGGCATTGGAGAATCATTTCACTGCTCTGATAAACAACACAACGTCCTAGCTATCTGTTTTGTTATATCTCCTTTCTGTGCAATTGAATTTTATTTGTGCCTGTAACCACTTGTAGGCAACTGGTATATAATTGATTAATTCATAAGAATGGTGTTTTACGAGTCGAACAAAGCAAAAGAGCGTATCCAGGGATGAACAAAGTCTGTGGACTTGTTGCCAATTAAAAAGGAGGGCCGGTGAGTTATCAACAGGCGTTTATTGCAGACAAATAGCCCCTCGGACGAAAAACGCcttgtctgtgtgagtgtgttttccATCGCTCTGCAGTACTAACTCCTGTCTGAAGCCATCAAGTGCTCAGGACAGGTTTATCGATGCAAAGGGCGAGGTTCTATTGCTTCACCAAACTGAGTGTGAGTTGATGACACATGGATGAGAAAGGAGAAGATGGGGTAGTTCTATCACAGAAACATGATAAATAAGTGATAGACTATAGGCCAGTCAATCCAGCTGGCTGCTGTCATTTTCATCATTTCACATGGCGTGTGTGGAGaggactgaaggaggagagagaagaggtggcaCTTGCTATTTGATGCTTCTGTCCTTTTTTCTGTCTGGAACTCCTATAAGAGATGCAGCAGACGGTGGGTGTTCTAAagcctgtgtgtgtctttctttttctctgtctatctgcttctctctctgtatctctacatcTTGTTTTGGCAGGAGGAAAAGGTGTGTGTGGTGGAATCAGGAGGTGAAAGTGGGCAAGGGGACATGACGCACCTAATGAGCTGAATTGACTTTTCCAGACCTCATTCATTCTGCATTTTAGTGGATTTAGAGACAAGCGAGAAGATTTGCATGAAATAAACAGCAGACGTTGTGACCGGCCTACCTATCAAACGCTAAATAATCCGAACCACCTGGGGGACAGACATTTGATGTggcagagaaagggagggagggagggaggaggagggagtagcaaGTCTGATCAGGGAATAGAAAAGACCAACCAATCCTGAGGGATAGACTGGGAAGGTCGTAATAGCGGTTAAGAACAGTTAGTAAGAAGAGTTAGCATGCTTGTGTGTCATTTATCTCAAATCTCAAAGTGTTATTTATCTGAAAAGTAGAAATTAGGAAGGTTTGCGTTGAGGCCCTTAGTAGTCAGAGGAAGAGCGGAGAAAGTGTGATGCATGCTAATAGTGGTGAACATGAACACTGTTGGGCGATTCCACGCCAGCGTAGTCGGGGAAAAATGTGGGTagctcagattgttctggcaattctcatatagaaacttcattgggaggaaggatgtttgacattcgttttacatttgtatcacaaaccatttttgagaaaatcatgatgaaagtggccattttaggctcattttagacctatacatgcctcctgtaagacaTAATGATCTGTTAATCGTACGTGATACAGAC encodes the following:
- the LOC129836201 gene encoding cytochrome c oxidase subunit 7A-related protein, mitochondrial-like yields the protein MFGQQGDIRDPTLFVTVVFVLQPSKMYYKLNGVTQRLAGSAPSAYSPQGLRVTVPTEAPPMIFATPTKYVSEAGNTVEYLGNNKVPDLQKLFQKSDGIPVHLKRGLMDKMLYRTTMGLTIGGTLYCLMALYIAAQPRK